Within Natator depressus isolate rNatDep1 chromosome 6, rNatDep2.hap1, whole genome shotgun sequence, the genomic segment TTGCATTCAactatttttttcatgaaattatTTTTCCCTGGAAATTATCAGCTTTCCATCAAAATACAAAACTCCCATCCTCCCAATACCATGGCTGTGTGACTCTGGTGAAGTTCCAGGGCAGTTCCGCAAGAGGAGAGACCCTGATGCATAATGGGGGGATGTAGTCCAgcctgggagcctggcccatggaaGAGATTGGTGGTGTGTGGTACCTGAGGCACCCCCGTGGCATTTCCAGATCGATATGTTAAGTTTTTAGCAAAAAGATTTCCACGTCGAAATATTAAGGTTTTAGCAAAAAAATATTAGTCTccacaaaaaaaacacacacaaaaaaactttGTGGATCAGATATACACAGTACCCAACTTGCACTGAAAACATCATGATGAAATATACCCTAACCTCATACTCTGTAACTATGGTAGAAATTGAATCATTTAATAACACAGTAAGAAATAGTGGGACAAATTAATCCCCAGGGCACCAATTACACCAAGGTGGCTTTGGTTCACTGAATGCATTAATTCGGTGTTGTGTCTCTCTGAGCTCAGGTATTCCCAGTTGCTTCTGGAATCATGTCCCATAGATCACATATGTCAGTATAAAATTTCCCACATGCTCCAAACTGGCAGTTTCTATTGATGGGGAAATGtcaccacatctctctctctctcttctcagcaggtacgtgctattgtcctgaattacagtcacacacacatgcagatatGATGTTTATCAGCAGGTATTGAATTCAGGACCTCCAGCACTTAAAGCCTCAGTCCCAGCTCCTACCCCCTCAGATAAAGAGCTACCTCCTGCGTTGGAAATATATCGGCAATTACCTCATCACCAAAGCCAGGGTTTTCCATTATGTCTCTGGATTTTCATACAGGCTCAAGTAAATGCCAAAAAGCTTAATTAGCACAGTAAGCAACTTGAGCCCAAAAGGACATTCCAAGCCATAGAGCTCCCCTTTCCTAAAGACAGTAGAAAGATTGACACTATTTTCCTTTCACCCCTTCTTTCGGGAAGGAATAATCTCTTCAAGCTGAGATGGTTTTTATCCCGATTCAGTTACAGCAGAGTCACAAGTCACTGTTGACTGCTGGGATTAGTGAACAGGAGTGTCCATGTGGGGGGCATGATTAACCTCTGTCATTGTATTTATGCAGTGTGTATTTTATTGAACAACTGGAAAGATCAGTTGTGAACATCAGGCTCTGTGTACTAAGCCCTTCCCTGAGCCGGTACTGATGTCCATTGAGAAACTGATCTCCATTTATTTTCACGGACTTCATTACAGAGAAGGAACAGGTTTTCCACACCATCCACCTGCCCACATCTCCGTAGCTTCCAGATGACTCTTCAGAGGAGATGGAAAGGGGAAATCACTCGGAGGTGACTGAGTTCATTCTCTCAGGACTGACAGACCGTCCGGAGCTGCAGGTCCCCCTCTTTGTGGTATTCCTACTGATTTATGGTATCAccctggtggggaatggggggatgatCTTGTTAATCACAATTGATCCCcgactccacacccccatgtactatttcctcagtaatttgtctttctgtgatCTTTGCATTTCCTCGATAATTTCCCCTAAGATGCTGCTGAATTTCTCCGTTGAGAAGAAAAGCATTTCTTACACTGCCTGTGCTGTGCAAATGTCTCTCTCTATCCTTTTTGGAGTTGTTGAGTGCCTCTTGCTGTCTGTGATGGCGTATgaccgttatgtggccatctgtaaccAGCTGCTCTATACGGTCACTATGTCCAGGCAGCTTTGTAATCAGCTGGTGGCTGGGGTGtacgctgtgggggtggtgcaTTCAATGATATACGCATGTTTTACATTTCGACTGTCATTCTGCAACTCCAACATcatcaatcatttcttctgtgacatccCACCACTGTTGGCGCTCTCCTGCTCTGACACCCACATCAATGAGATTATGATGTTTACTTTAGCATGCTGCATTATCGTGATCAGCTTTGTGACTGTCCTCCTCTCCTATATCTATATCACCTCCACCATCCTGCAGATCCGCTCCGCCAAGGGCCGgcgcaaagccttctccacctgcactttCCACTTGACCACTGTGGTTCTGCTTTTTGGCACCCTCCTCTTCATGTATTTGCGCCCCACCTCCAGCTATTCCATGGACAGAGACAAAGTGACCTCAGTGTTTTACACGCtggtgatccccatgttgaaccccctcatctacagcctgaggaacacggAGGTGAAGGACGCCTTGAGGAAAGCAATGAATAAACTCCTAACCAATCCTTGAATCTGTATTTTTCATTATTGTATTGTTATTACtattaatttgtttgtattcCAACAAGGTCtgcagaccccaactgagatcagtggaCAAAACAGGGGAAGAATCAGAGTTCCAGAAAGAGAGAATGATTTTATCTGCTGGTGCAAGGGGCATCCACCTAGATATTccagcatattccagttatgtcatattcatgagcatattttcataaagcatatggagtgtaatgtcacaCATAGCTTTGCCCAGCCCTGGACAGAAgggagaattgaacctggatctacCACCTCACAGGTAAACATCTCAGATATTGGGCTAAAAATTACAAAGGGAAGGATCACCACTGCCTCCTCCAGTGGCTGTCTtgcgatcgccatgagttttcaaagataatggccaatggctctgctatcatgtccgccaattcctttagcactctcggatgcaacgcatccggccccatggacttgtgctcatccagcttttctaaatagtcccgaaccacttctttctccacagagggctggtcatctcctccccatgctgtgctgcccagtgcagtagtctgggagctgaccttgttcgtgaagacagaggcaaaaaaagcattgagtacattatctttttccacatcctctgtcactaggttgcctccctcattcagtaaggggcccacactttccttggctttcttcttgttgccaacatacctgaagaaatccttcttgttactcttaacatctctcgctagctgcaactccaggtgtgatttagccttcctgatttcactcctacatgcccgagcaatatttttatactcatccctggtcatttgtccaatcttccacttcttgtaagcctcttttttgtgtttaagatcagccaGGATTTCAGTGtaaagccaagctggtcgcctgcatatttactattctttctacacatcgggatggtttgtccctgtaaccacaataaggattcttaaaaatacagccagctctcctggactcctttccccctcatgttattctcccaggggatcctgcccatcagttcccggagggagtcaaagtctgcttttctgaagtccagggtctgtattctgctgctttcctttcttccttgtgtcaggatcctgaactcgaccatctcatggtcactgcctcccaggttcccatccacttttgcttcccctactaattcttcccggtttgtgagcagcaggtcaagaagagctctgcccctagttggttcctccagcacttgcaccaggaaattgtcccctacattttccaaaaacttcctggattgtctgtgcaccactgtattgctcttccagcagataacaggatgattgaagtcgcccatgagaaccagggcgtgcaatctagtagattttgcgagttgccggaagaaagcctcttccacctcatccccctggtccggtggtctatagcagactcccaccactacatcacccttgttgctcacgcttctaaacttaacccagagactctcaggtttttctgcagtttcataccggatctctgagcagtcatactgctcccttacatacactgcaactcccccaccttttctggcctccctgtccttcctgaacagtttataccagtccatgacagtactccagtcatgtgagttatcccaccaagtctctgttattccaatcacatcataattccttgactttgtcaggacctccagttctccctgcttgtttcccaggctttgtgcatttgtatataggcacttaagataacccgctgatcgcccctcattctcagtatgaggcaggggccctcccctctcacacactcttgcttgtgcttcctcccggtatcctgcttccccacctacctcagggctttggtctccttcccctggtgaacctagtttaaagccctcctcactaggttagccagcctgctcgcgaagatgttcttccctctcttcgttaggtggggcccgtctctgcctagcactcctccttcttggattcttcatggtcaaagaatccaaagccttctctccgacaccagctgcgtagccattcattgacttccacgattagATGATCCCTACCCGGCCTTTTCCtaccacggggaggatggacgagaacaccacttgcacctctcaaactcctttatcctccttcccagagccacgtagtctgcagtgatccactcaaggtcattcttggcagtatcattggtgcccaagTGGAAAATCAGGAAGAGGcagcggtccgagggcttgatgagtctcggcagtctctccatcacatcatgaatcttagcccctggcaagcagcagacttctctgttttcccggtcagggttCTGCAGTTGTAGCTTCTTTTGATCTTCACTCTtacttattttgcttatttttctgtcCCTATTTCCCTTACCTGATATAAGCaatcagaaaataacaaaccagtaatcACTTTGTCTATTCTCCACCCACAATAGCCAaaattcacttaaaatcactaccagAGTCTCAAAGCtatcagctgtgcacagatcctgctcAGCTATGTCACTGTGATgtgttgggtcacagaaacccctttgggactgccacccgGTGTGCTGAGTCTCcccctgagcctgttttcccagccagcttgggacttcagtaccttacCTTGTCTGAGCtagacacgcttgcctgctgcaaacccagatccaagtctgaaccacatcccccacaagctgcaggcttcactgaaaacagcttaagaagtgctcctgtctccagcactcagatgtccagctcccaatggggtccaaaccccaaataaatcagttttactctgtacaaagcttatacagggtaaactcataaactgtttgccctttataacactgatagagagatacacACCACTgtttgcctcccccctccccccgcacctcctcccagtattaatacatactctggtttaattaataagtaaaacgAGATTTTATTAAATCCAAAAAGTACCATTTAAGTttttccaagtaataacagacataaaaaaatgaattaaaaacaaaataaaataaaaaacataaatctaaacctaatacagtaaaaaaacgaaatgcaggtaaatctcaccctcagagatcttgcaataagcctcttttacagactagacttcctcctagtctgcgtccagcaatcactcacacccctgtagttactgtactttgttccagtttctttcaggcatctctttggggtggaaagACTACCTTTTGtgacagctgaagacaaaatggaggggtttcaccaggggcttatatagtctctcacttgtgggtggaaaccccttcccatctcctggcagaatccagctccaagatggagttttggagtctcatgggcaagtcacatgtccatgcatgactcagttacTTACAGGAAGGTtccacattcccaggaaagctcagatgtggattggcgtgtCTCAgagttcattgttagcttaagtgtttcttggttGGGCACTTACAGAGAATAATCTtctctcaagaagctgaccaactgaggctacttaaaatgaGGCTACTTTCaatgaggctacttaaaatctaacaagtacatagccaatattcataaaaaatgatacatgcatggaaataggatgaatatatgcagtagatcataacctttgcagagatatgttgcATGGTCTATCTAGCATTAAACAGATTTCATTTATATCATATTTATATCCAttagcatatttctataaagaattatggagtgcaacatcacactctGTGTCACAGACTATAAGTTATAGGAAATAAGTAATATTAACAAAAGAATCAAGAGGGAGCTGGCATCCTCAGAGATACTTTGTTGCAGCATCTtcagagatgctgcagagatcttGAGTGttcaccaccagtttggggaatatcctcctttttgcagcctgccctgacctttgCATTTTCAGTGAGAACTGCCCCAGACACCTCCGGGTCACAGGAGAGACCGAAACCAGGAGGAGGAGTTATGAGTTCCTAGTGGAAGTAGGGCCATAGTTTTTCCTGGGCACAGACCTGGAGTGACAAACTTTGGAGTTTCTGACTACAGAGATTGCTGGCTGTTGGTTGTTTCTACtggtgttcagggaagcaggactttgCCTCCATTCTTTGTAACCCCTCTCCCACGGATTATACCAAAGAATATAGCTGAATTGGATCATCAATTTTTCCTCGTAATACAATCAACCCTGCAATGTCTAACAGGTTGGCACCACTTAGAAGAAGGGGGCACCAACATTCTCTGAAGCACTGTTAATACCAGCCAAGCCTGCACACCCTTGCGGGATAATTTCTGCTACCATAATGAAGAAGGGAAGAGTCATTACTGGGCCTGCCTTGGATCTCACGACCACAATAACATTGTGCATCTGCAGCCATGGATCAGTGAATGGGCCCATCCTTTGGGGGACCTACACTTTCATGTCAATTGAACACTGCTGTCAGTCAGCACCGCACCTTTGGTGTTACTGCGATATTTTCTAGGTTGgtggctgtgacataccaggCTCCAACTCAGACTAATCAGCAGCTGTGTCACACCTGTCTGCAACCTTGCAAGGCCTTGCTGAAGCGGCTTCCCCCTTCACCACTCACAAACAACCGTCAAGCATGGAAATCACACCTGAGGCATGTGTGTGTAATCGCAGCCTGGCCAGGAGTAGTTGGGTTACACTCATGCTCTCACCACcctgggttatactgcagggtgaccccaacacactccccacTCTTTGATTTCCCTCCCGAAATGTACATCCTGTGctgtccagtcctctcctggacaatacaagctacactatccattatttctttaatagcacTAACATTCCTGCAACTTAGCTTCTCAGACACTTCTGTTTatacacactggattagataaaacaataaaaatcaaagtttattgactacaaataAGGAGGCATAGAAGTCAGAGATGGtttcaagaaaaataaagctaGAATGCAACTTCTTCCTAAGTTAACAAATGAtgtgaaattcaaagcaaaagtttcCTCACCACATGCTCTCAGCAGTCTCACTGACCAAACATCTTAGGTCAGGACCCATCCCCCAgtccaatggctgcttcctttctcccttcagATGCAGAATCaatgggcagagagagggagagagagagagctgtgccTTGGGATGTCTGCACCTTCTTTTTAGAGTCCTATTCCCCctttgagaaacatttccaccTGTTTACCAGAAGACAAAGTGTCTTTGTGGAACGATGTTCCCTACTGCTTTTTCCTCATCTATTTAGATACATAATTAAGtaaaacacacatttctttgtttgagACAGAGCAGTTTGCCATCCTCAGTTTTGAACATGtatttataacacaatacagtgtaatcttataacttcacatccATAATACAAAAATATTATCAATATTTGTGAGGAGAGCATGACTAATTTTAGTTGACTCATAGATTTATTTAGCATCTTATagctgagctctgtgtgcagataATATGCGTGCAAGATGGACAGTTTTGTGAACTGCACAAGTCCATAGCGTGTTGTGGCCTCCCCCTGAGCTCCTCTGGTCATCATGTGGCCGGCATCAAGCAAAATGAGTGAACCTATCTTTCCTACTTTGAGGAGTAACCTAGCAAGGGAAGGACATAGGACAGTATGGTGATAGGCGTGCTATAAATAGCTAGATAATCTGGAGTACTCTTACATGTCTTAAAGGTTTTACATTCCACCTACTGGGGCCAGGACAATgaggttactctgaaaccaggaatgaCAGAGAAGATATCAGCTACACCTGCAAACAGTTAGTACATTTCACCTGATCTAACTTTCTGGTCCTTTGATTCCAAATTTGTTGCTaaggctggttgaaattttttcttGAGAAGTTTTTTTGATAGGAAATTGGATTTTCcatttaactatttttttccaAGAAGTTATCTTTTCCCTGGAAATTATAAGCTTTCTATCAAAATACCAAACACCCATCCTCCCTAACCATGGCTGTGGGACTCTGGTGATGTTCCAGGGAAGTTCAGCAAGAGGAGAGTCCATCATGCATCATGGTGGATGCAGTCCAgcctgggagcctggcccatggaTTGGTTGTGTGTAGTGTCTGAGGTACCCTGATGGTATTTCCGAGTCAAATTATTAAGTTTTTACTGAGAAGATTTTGGtcttcacaaaaaaaaaaccctttgtggCTCAGGTCTACACAGTACCCAGCCTGAAGTGAAAACAGCAGGAAGAAATATACCGCTAACCTCATACTTTGTAAATCTGGTAGAAATTGCATCATTTAATAAACCAGTGGAAAGAGTCAGTCAAATTGGTCCCCAGGGCACCAATTACACCAAGGATGACTTTGGTTTACTGAATTCATTAATTACGTGTTATGGCTCTCTGAGCTCAGCTATTCCCAGTTGCTTCAGGAATCATGTTACATAGATCACACATCTTAGTATAAAGCTTCCCGAATGGTCCAAACTGGCAATTTCTGTCAATGATTAAACACCACCAcagctctctctcttctcagcaggtACATGCTATTGTCCTGAATTACAGACACGCACACACGCAGGCACATTGGGGATCAGCAGATATTGAATTACAGACCTCCAGCACTGAAAGCCTCAGCCCCAACTCCCACAACTTCAGCTAAAGGAGGGACCTCCTTGGTTGGAAAAAATTAGGCAATTACCTAGTCACTGAAGCCAGGGCTTCCCATGATGTCTCTGGGTTTTCATACAGGCTAAAGTAAATGCCCAAAAGCTTACAAAGCATGGTAAGCAACTTTACCCCAAACGTACATGCCAAGCCAGAGAGCTCCCCTTGCCCAAAGAGTGTGGAAAGATTGACATTCCTTTACTCTCACCCCTTCTTTCGCTAAGGAATAATCCCTTCAGACTGATTCTCTCCCAGCAGAGTCACAAGTTGCTGTTTTCTTTTCGGATTCGTGAACAGTAATATTTGTGTGTGGGACATGATTAACCTGTGTGTCATTGTGTTTGCACAGAGTGTGCATTTTATCGAACACCTGGAATGAGCAGCTGTGAACACCTGGCTGTGTGGACTAAGCCCTTCCCTGAGTGGGTACTGATGTCCACTGAGAAACTGATCTCCATTTATCCTCTCTTACCTCTTTACAGAGAAGGGACAGATTTTCCTCACCATCCACCTGCTCACATCTCTGTAGATGCCTGATCTGTGTTCAGAGGAGATGGGAAATCACTCGGAGGTGACTGAGTTCATTCTATCAGGACTG encodes:
- the LOC141989011 gene encoding olfactory receptor 5G9-like, producing the protein MVFIPIQLQQKEMERGNHSEVTEFILSGLTDRPELQVPLFVVFLLIYGITLVGNGGMILLITIDPRLHTPMYYFLSNLSFCDLCISSIISPKMLLNFSVEKKSISYTACAVQMSLSILFGVVECLLLSVMAYDRYVAICNQLLYTVTMSRQLCNQLVAGVYAVGVVHSMIYACFTFRLSFCNSNIINHFFCDIPPLLALSCSDTHINEIMMFTLACCIIVISFVTVLLSYIYITSTILQIRSAKGRRKAFSTCTFHLTTVVLLFGTLLFMYLRPTSSYSMDRDKVTSVFYTLVIPMLNPLIYSLRNTEVKDALRKAMNNKQQTSLFSRSGFCSCSFF